ATCAATCCAGATTCATGACTTGCAGAAGTCCATTAGACATAGCTTCCCAAAATGGCCTATCTGAACATCATATGAAAATGATAGAGTGGAGATGGCAGATGTGAAGAGTCTCAATAGAGGTGAGGCCATCTTTCGAAATATTGACCTTCCCAGACCTATGGCTGAGAAGCTCGAAGCAAAAAGTGACGGGAAAGTGCAAGAGGTTTCGATGGAACAAGCAACTCGACCAAAAGTCAAGAACAGCCACTTGACTGTTCCAAACATCCGAGGAAACGCCAAAGAAACACTACATCGTCAGAAAGCAAAACTGAATAGCTGGGGTTACCGACAATCTCTCAGCCGCGCGAGCAGCCGGTCACGGGGGGCGGGGctggaggtggcggcggcggcggaggcggaggaggaggaggagggcccGGAGGGGGTGTTAGTGGCGGCGTCCGCGGCGGCGTCCTGGGAGGCGTGTGCTTaggcgttggaggcggcGTGTAAGGGCTCGCGGCCCCCATCTTGACGTTCTTGATaacaagaggaaaaaaaggccAGACACTTGCGATTTTTTCTGACACTACTTCACCACTCCAGCCTAGCTGCCCTACAGAAGGAAGGAGCCCCTCGCCATATGCTCCCAGTGACAGGTCATTATGTCGATACCTGTAGAGAAATAAACTTCTTCGATCAATCGAGACAGAAACTACATCTTCATGTTCAACTCAATTATCCCAGATACCATCCAGTTTGCTAAATGCTCAGACAGGGGAACTAGACATAACCTCACCGAGACTTTAAGAGTCAAAGTGCGCATAGAAACAGTCATAGTCAGACAATCAACTGTTGTGGGACACTGAATGGCCTgggttttcccagacccacaccggtttgcttttggggctggattttcttactgtttttctttttagccaacaaccaactactgtaatactaattttGTTTACCATTTTTTCTGGCCAattttggcctcattttcgcagtcagtgactttcctaggtcaccagcccaacaactGTCCAAGAATGTTTCCAATCACATCAACCGATCATATCTGCCTAAAGCTTGCGCCGTGACATTGTAGCCCGTACCCCCGGACTATCATGAGCTCCAAGTGCCACAAAAGCATCCCTATGGCAAGCAATGTCCCTTCCCAAAGTTGTCTCGTACATCTCCCAGTCAAACCGCTTTACAATTGTGGCCGCTGTCAAGTACAGCCAGACTCTCATTTCGAGAGAAATCCTATGCTGTTTCTGGAAGACATACTGCCAAATTCTGAGGAAGATTTCTTCATTATTTCTACATTCACACCCCTAAGTCTTCCAATGAACCTGAATCATATAAGCGCTGACAAAAAAAATCGAAAATAAAACGGGCTGTAGAAAATATAGGTACATCGGTACATCGAGCTTGTACTTTCAAGCTCTCAGGCagaatgatgatgaagcatAACTCTTTGTATATCTGGACATTTATTACTCCGATCTTCGAAGCCGAAATTGTCAGACAGAATAGGAGCTCATGGGAGCTGAAACTGACGTAACCAGTTCAGCTGGACATGGTACCGTTTGCCTGGAATACTTAAGGTACCTACTTTTTCCTTATATCTATTTCTCAGTTTGGCTCGCCCCTGGTACAACTCAACAATTCTCTTCCCAACACTCTCCCCGCTCATGTACGCCCCAGCAACAGTGCCGCACTCTTCAAACGGCGCAGCATGCTCGCCACAGAACCATAACCTCCGTTCCACACAGCCATTTCTGATAGCCATTACATCCTTATCAGCTTCTTCGACACCAACCTGAAAGCTACAGTAACTCCCATTGCCACTGAGCTCATCTTTGAACCATTCTGTCGCGAGAATTGCCTTCGGGATATAGTGTTTGTCTTCTGAGTTGTATCCAGAAGGAGTGAGTAATAGGGTTTAAAGAACTCTCTGAGCAGGCGGCGCTTCTGTTATGCGGTCCGGCCGTGTGCGAGATTGACAATGTGCCTCGAACAGTCCCCATAGAGGTATAACAAtatggtggggtggttgtttggtGCAGTGAACGAAGACAAGTCCCAGATCTCTTGTGGCCATGAGGAAGGGTTCGTCGACGTTGAGTACAGCGGGAAAAGCCAGTTCGTGGAGCTGGgaaactcctcctcatccttcaaATGGTTCTTCCAGAAGGCGGTAGGGAACGTGATGAACACTTTCTCCAGCTGAGAGAGCGAGATGTTTGATATCGCTGCAACGAGCCGAGGCGGGAGTTCAGGGACAAACATGTCGGCATGGTGTTGCTTTAGAAGCCCCAAAGGAGCTGTAATAACTACCTCGTCAAATGACTACACGTCTCCATCGGAAGTTGTGATGGAGACTGCGCCCCACTTGTCCTCTTCCGAGGTAGAAGAAACGACTTTGACAACGCGGGTCTTGAGACGGATATCGGCGTGTGTCAAAGCTGGTTTGGCGGCGAGTGCAAGGATTGAGGCATAGACAGAGGCAACAAACATCTCCTCTGCAGCATTTGTCAGTTGCAGTGTTGCCTTTTCAGTCGCTGATCACACATACCTCCGCCGCAACACTCCTCCATCTAAGCGAAGCGAAGGCGTTGCTTCCACATTGGCTCACCAACGTAGGCACTAAATATTTCGCTCATTTTAACAAGGAGGCCTCGTCCATGGTCATCTGAGAGCACCTCCTGTGCTCGTTCACGGATGAAGTCCTGCAATGTtgatggaagaggaagaggtggaagaggcggcCGGAGCGGAAGTCGAGGACAACTAGCCCTCAAGGCCTTATTGGGGCCTTTTCTTATTTTTGCAACTATctggattttctttttttcaacGACTGTCTCCTATTTGTTACCGATATAGGCTTTTCACCCGGCCTCAGGGCACGGTTTTCCTATGTAAATAACATCAGCAGGACCGACAAACTCTTTTTAGGGTAGAACGGAGTAggaataataataatatctTGGCAGTGGGACCTTTGACTGCCCGGTCGGTAAGAGGCCCACTGTTAAGGAATTAATATTTTGGCAGTGGGGTCTTGATCATCCAATCGGGCGAACATGTGCCCTCTGGGCCCTCTTCTAGATAACAACCAACGAATTGGCTCTCAAATCCATTGGGCCGATTGCTCTGGTCTGGCTGGGTGCTCTGATCTAGATGACTTCTACTTTCCCCCGGGTGACTGTTGGTCTCGCCTGTTTGACTGCTGCTCTGacttggttgtggtgagtTCTGACTTGATTGAATGTTTTCATCGAAGGTCTGAGCGCTGGAGTTGACTGTGTTTGAGCTTTCTGCTACACTGGGAGAAAAGTTCTTCCTCATGAGCTTCTCAAACCTTGGATAACTTTCGACCAATTCGACAGGAAATGGGGCGTCTTTTTCAACTCCTTGAATAGCATCGGTCCTAGGATCTATCTTATTAATTCTTCGATAAGTCCTGGGTTTCTCTCGTTCTATATCCTCTTCGGCGAGTCACCGTTGAGACAGGGTTGCGCCTGTCACGGCAGAGCGGACCCACTGCACCACACTGCTATGATTGCTATCAAACGCTACAAGCAATCCAAGTTACCGACTTGGATCACTCAATGGGTATATGTATGGTCAGGCACGCCAGTGCCGTGACAGCGCCGGTGCTCATTCTTGACGGCCGTTCGCTCCCGTTCGACCCGGTCATCATACTGCCTTTGCTTCTTCCCACAGAGACTGTAATTAACCCCAAAGAGGTCGAAGCTTATCGTCAAGGCCACTGAACCTTCGTTGTAGGTCAGCCACTTGATTCGGGTCTGGCGGTGTAGTCATTTTGGGAACGCAGCGTGTgaaggcgacgaggagaCGGGAGAGATGATAACGGGACTAATTCTGTGTCAAAGGACGTAGTCTAAAGACCTTTGGGCTTCTTGTATACTGCCTCCATGTCGGCCGTCCTTCTGTGGTGAAGTGTGATTGGCACACCATTTCTTTACCAGGGCTGTGTGAACTGCCCAGTCAGTGACCAATGTGATACACCATTACTGAGTACATAGCCAATGGTTTGATTCACGGAGGGCCGCAATCTGCATGGCCCTCTGTGCTGTTATTTTTTCTGAGTCGGCCGGGCAAACCGCCAAGAGAGCAGAGCCTCGATTTCTTTGAAACAGGCCAGATGGTCCCAATCATTCCTTGCCTTTGCGCTTACCTCGTGGGGTGCTGGGTAGGGTGAgcttttgttgctgtcggAACCCACCCGCCCAATCCTGGGTCTGAAGGTACCGTCTGGATGCATTGCACACCCTCTTtaaccctcaacaccaccagtcTTATCACAGAAAAACCGGAACTCTCTGTATGTACCTACCTACTGGGTCTGtaccctctccaactccgCTTCAAAGTGGGCCATTTATCTTCAAAGGAGCTCCTGACTTGGTGCCATAAATAGGCGGTGTCGTTGGTTCCAACCCCTCCTGTCTTTTACTCTGACAAACCTGAAGGATGCAGCTGCTCGAAGCGTCCAGCCACTCGAGGTTGCAGCCACTCGAGGCGTGCAGTCTGTCACCTGGTGACTCAGCCCCCACCCTTTCCTCCAATATCCAACCCAACTCCGGTCCTAGGTAGTTAACTTGACAAGACCTGGAAAGCTTTCCGTCGCAAACAATACCATCGCGGCGTTGCGCCTACTTTCGACTTGTCCTTCAGCATTTTCTTACACTACTCATATCTCAATTATTGCTGCTCAGGACAGCGCGTCGCGTTTCTCATCTGCAACTATGCCCGGACCCTCAATCCAGCGACTGCCCTGCGAGATCGTAGGAGCCATTCTGGCAAACCTCGACCATCTCAAATCTCTCCCCCCTGCTCTCCTTACATGTCGCCATTTCTACACATCATACAAGGAAAGCCATGGCATTGAGGCGTCGATTCTCCGTCGCCAAATCACCCCGGCCCTCCTTCCACACGCAGTTGCTTTGATGGAAGCCAAGCTTCTGGCCCGTCCCCCCGTCACCAGCTCAGTCCTCAGCTTGCTTGACGAACTGGATAGCCATCCGTCGTTTCTCGCTGTCTGGCTGTCATCTCTGCCAAGGACCATGCTCCAAAAGATGAGTCGGGCCCACGACGCAGTTCACACGTTTGCAACCGACTTTGCCAAGGCTGGTTTGGACCGTCTTTCATCCCATAGTACATCAGCCAGGATAGGACTCTCACCTCTAGAGTACTTCCGATTTTGCCGAGCATTCTACAGGCTCGAACTGTTCTATATGCTCCCTCGGGAACCCCAACTGGAGAGTGTAGACAGACAGTTCTTTTTCTAGATATCCGCCTTGGGAGAATAAGCAGATAGCTGCTGTATACGAGTACTTTGAAGCAAGGTTTGCCGAAGGTGCGTTGGATTCTGAACGACCACAAATCAAAATGCCCACGTGCGCTGACACCTTCAATAGCTTCTCGCGAGGTTCTCGCCCACGACGTTGACTTCGGGGAGTCCTCGATCAATTACCTCTCGTCTGCAGAGTACAATATATCAACACAGCAGTGGGTAGGGATACGGAGGAAGAATACGAGGAAATGAAGGAGTCGTTTCGTGAAAGGCCTAAAATCTGGCAGCAAGGGGGTAGTGGGTACTGGAGTCGTGGTGACCTGGGCCGCATAACGTGGCTAAATACGAAGAAGGATTAGGGTTCTGGCCAGATATAGTAGTGTAAAGAGCGTACAAcaataaaaaacaaaaacatacaacaccagggattccccaaTCGTCACCGACTTGAGTACTGGTCTGGCCCTCAGCTGTTTGACCAGGGGAGAGCAGACGGGATCCCGTACTTTCAACTGGGTATGATCGTATGTAAAATAATTTGCCCAAAAACAGACTCGTGAATGGCATTCCGGCACTTGTTTTTAAATGCATTTTAAGGATGACCAGAAGCCTGAGGCCGATCGAAGTGAATGTGAAAAAATAAGGTACTATACCTCAAACTGTATCTTTTATGCTTTCTTAGCGACCCAGGAATTTGTCGATCATTAATTGGCCAGCATTCATTGGACCCGGAAGAAATGGCTCTCAATAGGCACGTAAGTGTCTGATGGAGCTTTGCTCTCTATCACTTCAATCTGACTGCCAAGGAGCTCGCGAGTTGGCTGCAGCCACTGTCTTGTTTCAAGGGGTATAATACGGAAACGGCATACTTTGCCGTATACCTGCATCATCGACCCGCTCAAAATCAACAACTGTCATTCCGCGAAGGCTTCTATCAAGTGCTGAAACACCTTGTTCGCACTGTCCAAAATGTATGCCTCTCACTGATAGGCCTGTCTCATGAGGCGGTTGGGGTGGTAGCATCTTACGGAGAAGAAACCAAGAGGCTTGCATAAGATGGTCTTTGACGGTCAACGAGACACTGAAAATAATATCAACTCACTGGTTGGTCCAAACTGTCATGATCATTCTATTAGAAACCCCTGTATGATTGTAGATATAATAATATCAGGCTTACCATCTGGATCATGCTGTCTGGCAAAGCTGGCTTCCAACACATTCATCGCGCAGGCCGCGGCAGTTGACCATCCTTAgcttttcccctttccttttgTCATTCACTCACAGCTGCTTCATCTCAAGAAACATATCATCATGGATCCCGTTAGCATTCTCTTCTCACTTCGACCTTTCAACCGCGAGGCCGACAAAATCGTCCAAGACAACCCCAATTACCAGTTCCCCGTCACCTCCCACGGCAGATCCTACCTCGTCGTCCGAGTCGGCCACAAGTCCAAGTTCGAAGAATGTCCCACCTCCATCGGCCGACTCGCCAGCGTTaacgacatcatcctcaaagaCCCCGGCTTCCCCTCCGTCCAGTGCTGGTTCAAAGTAGCCCCCAGcggcgagctcctcgtcgaggaCGCAACCAGCGGCCACCCCACCCACCTCGACATGTACGACCCCGCCAACAAAAGGCCGACCTCCCCGAAAAATACTGCCTCCAAAGCGACCCCCGCCGCCACGTCCTGCCCTTCAACCGCAGGcacaccaccctcgtcaTCGGCTCCAAGATAGAGTTCGCCCTCGTCTGGGGCGACGGCATCTCCGAGCACCCTGACGCTACCCGCGTGGACCTCCGCGCGATTCACACCAAGCCCGCCACGAACGGTCAGTTCAACTCCCACCTCATCGAGCCCCGCGATCAGAAGCTCCGGTCGGATATGTACGAGAAGACCACGCGGAACACACCCATCGTGCCTAAGGATCTCGACGGAAAGCCCATCCGGCAGGTGCACCACTACTCGATCATCtctgccatcaccaccaacccgtCCACCAAGATCTACAAGTCCCTCGATTTGGCGAATGGGAGTCTCTGGGCGGTAAGGGTGTGCGAGAAATCCCACTCCGGGCAAGGAAAAAGACGAGAACTGGAAAAAAATAATTCGGAATGAagtcgagaagctcgccaAGCTCCGTCATCCAAATGTCATTCGGCTGGAGCACCATCAGGGATGGATCAAAGGCCGCCCTGTGCAGATCTTCCATCCGCTGTGGGAGCAAAAGTGTTGGGACGCTGCTTCCCAAAGGGCGCTCTGCTCCAGTGGCGTTTGGGAAGATCCCCGGGCTGGTTGCGCCTCTTCCACCCGGAGCGGAGAAACCGCTACAAACGCAAATCCGAATGAGTGGAAGAGCCCCCCAGGGCTGGGAGACTTCATCGATCAAGTATTATCTGCGCTGTCGTTCATCGACAAAAACAAGATCATCCACCGGAACATCAACCCAATGGCCATCGTcgcgaggtcgaggagggttgtTCCGCCGCCATCGACTGCCAatgccagcaacagcagtgTGGTTCATTTTGCGGATGTTTGAGTCATtcatgagagagagagagagagatgcaAAGCACACACAATATGTATTCTACCGTCCCTAATTACACCAAGCACACTAATTCCCTTCCACGGAAAATACTCTAATTACCTGCACTGAAACCCCTTAAGAAACGAACAACACCAGTTTAAAATCGATCCAACAGGAACCCATCAGCGGCTCTCAATCCCTCCAAGGATGCATCAGACACCCATAGCTCTCTAATAAAGACCCCAAACAATAGCAATCTCATCCTGACCGCAGGGCATGATGCCGCGAGAGCCAACTCTGCCATCGTTGCGGCGGAACTTGCTGATGGAGTCGCGGATGAGATCCTTGACGTCCGAAGTGCCAACCAAGACAGTGCCGCGGTGGAGCTGGCCCCATTCAATACCGAAGTGGCTGTGTATTATCAATTCAGTCAATGTAACTCTTTCCgtctggggatgggagggggggcgcACCAAGAGCCATAACTAGCAATCTCCCTATGAGCCTCAAAAGACAGCGGCCACGAGCCGTCACCGCTCAAGTTACGGATGATCTGCTCGCAATCCCTCACAAAGGGGGAGCCACCCGAGCCGCGGTTCTCGAAAGTGGAGGCACCGCAATGGTTGCGGCGCTTGGTGAGGACACCGACGGCAGGGTTGGGAGTGGCGTCGGCGAAGGGAGCCTGCCAGAAGACGGGTGTTCACCTACAAGTTTAACAAGCATGGTATCCTCCAGAAAGCCAAAGCCAGGTTGGTTGTGCGGGGAGATCAGCAAGCAAGTACGGTAATGGAAAACACCTACGCCGCCACGTTGGCTGGTAAGTCGTTCCGTACCTTggtctccctcgccgcccgctTCGACTTAGAGATGATACAATACGATGTTGTCAACGCCTTCGTCCACACCGACCTTCCATACGCCATATTCATGAGGATCCCAGTAGGAGCAGGGAGAACACCAGGTAAGGTGCTTTTGTTGAAGGCTTTGTACGGCTTAAAGGAGTCTCCACTACTGTGGCAAAAGAACTTCACAAGCGTCCTCTCATCACTCGGCTACGTGGCCGTGCCACACGAGCCCTGTTGCTATATGAAGAACGGAGTGATCATCTTCTTTTATGTGGATGATATTGCCATCACGTTCCCGGCCAAGACACGCCACCTGGTGGACGAACTGGTCGAGGGACTCAAAAAGGAGTTCGCACTGCAAGGTGGTGAAATGCTTCAATGGTTCCTGGGCATGGAAGTCCTGAGAGACCGGAAGAACAGATTAGCTTGGCTTTCACAGTCCGAGTATATTGGCAAGCTTTCACGATTTATCGCCAATCCACCCAAACGAACACCAAAAACGCCGATGGTCACAGAGCACAAGTTAGTCGCCAACGAGGGTTTCGCCACCTACACAGCCAGAGTCAAATATCAGAAGCTCGTGGGATCTCTCCTTTATGCAGTCATCAGTAGACCAGATATCGCCTTTGCGGTTTCCAAGCTAGCCAGTTTCAACATgaaccccaacaacacacaccaaGAAGCCGCAGAGAGAGTCCTTTCCTACCTTCTTGCCACCAAGACCTACGCGCTGAAGCTGGGGGGTGGAGACAAGTTTGAAGTCTTCTCCGATGCCTCCTTTGCCGATGACGTGACCGTCAGAAAAAGTTCACAAGCCTACGTCATGCGACTGTTCGGTGGAGTGATTGGCTGGAGAGCGAACAAGCAAGATACTGTCACCACTTCAACCACGGAAGCAGAGCTTTTGGCCTTGTCACAAGCCACCAAGGAAGCCATGTACGAGATCCGGCTGATACGAGAGTTAGGCGTGGAGTTAGATGAGCAAGGTGGAATACAAGTGTGGTGTGACAACGCCCAAACCATTCGACTTATCACAGCAGACATCAACACCCTACAAACCAAGTTGAGGCACGTCGACATCCACAGCCACTGGTTGCGAGAAAAGCAACAAAGGAAGGAAATATCTGTGGAATATAAGGCTACAGGAGAGATGTTGGCCGGTGGTTTGACGAAGGCCCTCACGGAGGAAAAGTTTACGCAGTTCAGGTGCCTTGTGGGAGTACAGGATGTGAAGGATCTTTTGAAGGAAAGAAGGTTGAAGGAAATGGACTTGGAGCCGTTGGGAGATTGGTTTGGAGCGAATGAAGGAGACAGTTCAAGGGAACTCAAGGAGCCAATGCTTGCGGACGGCATGGAAATCGAGGTACAGGAGGATcagggtgatggtgagtaCGGCCCACAAGCAATGGACGTGACGGAATGACACGGGTGAACAAATGAGGAAAAGGAGTGGAAAGAAGAGCATCAATCTGGAATAGAGGCACCCAAACGACCCTTCGCAGGGCGTTGGCTGGGGGGTGTGTTGAATTAGACAGCGAGAGGCCCACTGTTAAGCAATTAATATCTTGGCAGTGGGACCTAGACCACCCAGTCAGGAGAGCTTGTGCCACCTGGCCCTTCAACTCGACGGTGAGGTGCTCCGGGGCATTCGGGTCAGTTCCACCCGTATGCCAGGTCTCGTCTCCTCTGCAAGGAAACCAGATGTTAGTGGGACTCTCGGAACACCAGAAGGCTGTGATATCAGAGAGGAATGGGCAACATACTTCCAGGCAGGAGTACCTTTCACCAGACCAAACGTAATGGGCCGAGAGTCGTTTCTCGCATACGTCATGACCGCTTGCTCGGCTGATGGTGTCCTCTTGAGAGGATTGGTAAAGCTGACGCCGCTTGCATCTGTGATGTGTCCCATGGCGTATGCTTTTGGAGATACCCCCGGTCAACAGGTAGCTAATGATAGATAGGGTTTATTGAAGAAAGGGGGTCAATATTATTAAGAAGAGGTGCTTCAAATCCGAACCGGCAGGTCTGACTGCAGCAAAGGAAGTGATTGAGAACTTGTCATGAAGCCCATACTGTGCGGTGCTATCCTCTCTTGTATATGTATAAAGTCTCCCCTGTGATATGTGTCTAATTATTTCATTTCTGTTTGAAAATGGCATGTCAATATCACGCAACAATCCCGGTGAGTTTAGGCGCTGAGCTGAAGAGAGTGCCGTCGCGAGTTTCCGCCGGCCATGGGGctcaacctcatcttcaGAACTTGCCCAGATGATAGCAGCCAGCCAAAACTCGGTGGCCgggaaggtggtgagagtTGTTGGACTCAGCGTGCATTGTCACAATGCAAGGCCGTGTGTGCACCTCGATCGCACCGTGCGCCCTCCTGCGCCAGCCAGACTCAGCCAGACTGTTTCCAACTGAGCTGAGAGTGGTATTTTAGCGCCCGGTCCAAAATGAGGGTCGCTCCTGGCGCTTCAGCGGCAGCGTTCTGACAAACAACCTGGGAACTCCGAATTCACGCTGTCCTTTTTGTTGAATACAGCCGGCCATTGGCTTGTTGGTAGCGCGCACAGAGCTGACTCAGCAGCTGGGCAAACATACCTAAGGCAGCTCTCGCTGCCCACTCTCCCAATTCCAGCAACTAGGAAACAACCTGAACCACCGCCAGCATTTTCGTCCACCGCTGCCCGTTTCCTCGACAACCATTTTTGCTTGCAGAGTCTCATcatgcccaccaccgccgctgccgagaATCATGCCACCCCTGGAGATACCGGCCCGCAAAGAACGTCGCCGGAACCGGAGGCCGCCCGCCCCCTCGCACCTTTGTCCAGTACTGAAAGCGACATTTCCAGTACTGAAAGCAACATTGAGGAGGGTAGAGACTCGTACAGACCAGGCAGATTTCATCCAGTGTACATCGGCGATATCTATGCCGAGAAATACAAGGTCTTGAGTAAAATCGGCTACGGTGTGTACTCGACCGTTTGGCTTGTTAGGGACTTGACGAAACCGTGAGTCAATCGCGCACATCCCAAAGTATCTCCAGACAGCAAGAAGCCCACTGATCTGCAGCCGATACTTCAGAGAGGGCGGCGAGCATAGATTTCGCGCTCTCAAGGTACTGAGTGCAGAATCCTACGCTGAAGACCACCCAATttttgagaaggagatcCTCAAACACCTGCGCGATGGTGGAGATAAAGATGAGCTTGGCTACGCCTACATATGCCACATTGTCGATGATTTTGAGCACCAAGGCCCCAACGGAACTCATGTTTGCCTCGTTTTCGAGCTCATGGGGGAGACTTTGCGGAGTTTTGGCGCCTGGTTTAAAGACAACCAACTCCCCTACCCTGTCATCCATAGGTTCACGatccagctgctgctggccctTGACTATGCCCATGGCTGCGATGTCATCCACACAGGTGAGTTCATATACCCACTGTACACGAGAAAGGTATGGCTAACAACCTTGAAGACATCAAGCCGGACAACATCTTTGTCAAATTTCGGGACACTTCCCAGATAGAGTCCGGCTATCTCGTCCAAGCCCCAATTCCCAAGCAAGATAGGACCGAAGAAGCATACACACCCATTCGGTCCATCCCGCTACGTCAGTTCTACTTCACCCAAGAGGATTCAAGAAATGTCGACCAGTTTGACATTGCTCTAGGCGACTGGGGTGTATCCAGCTGGGCTACGAAGCACCTCACTGAGAATATCCAACCCGTGACCCTACGGGCCCCAGAAGTTCTCATCAAGGCCCCATGGGATGCAACAGTTGACTGGTGGAACCTCGGGGCTCTTCTGCTTGAGCTTTACCTCGCCGTTCGCATGTTTTCCGGTAGGGTTCCACCTGATTGGCATTACGAGCCCAAGACGCACATTGCCGAGATCGTGGA
This window of the Podospora pseudoanserina strain CBS 124.78 chromosome 3, whole genome shotgun sequence genome carries:
- a CDS encoding hypothetical protein (COG:T; EggNog:ENOG503P3JT) — its product is MPTTAAAENHATPGDTGPQRTSPEPEAARPLAPLSSTESDISSTESNIEEGRDSYRPGRFHPVYIGDIYAEKYKVLSKIGYGVYSTVWLVRDLTKPEGGEHRFRALKVLSAESYAEDHPIFEKEILKHLRDGGDKDELGYAYICHIVDDFEHQGPNGTHVCLVFELMGETLRSFGAWFKDNQLPYPVIHRFTIQLLLALDYAHGCDVIHTDIKPDNIFVKFRDTSQIESGYLVQAPIPKQDRTEEAYTPIRSIPLRQFYFTQEDSRNVDQFDIALGDWGVSSWATKHLTENIQPVTLRAPEVLIKAPWDATVDWWNLGALLLELYLAVRMFSGRVPPDWHYEPKTHIAEIVDLFGPFPKELLEKGDQNIVRDIFDDEGRPKGIGPLGRSPLESEAFMPGLRDDDRKEFASFLRAIMKINPADRLSTEDLLRHPWLGAMQ